A section of the Engraulis encrasicolus isolate BLACKSEA-1 chromosome 8, IST_EnEncr_1.0, whole genome shotgun sequence genome encodes:
- the LOC134453977 gene encoding putative gustatory receptor clone PTE03, translated as MFKGHEKGREFYFLLTVITYIVIVLLNVNIILIVLKDKSLHEQPMYLFLCCLLFNSLYGSSALFPRLSADLLSKTHAISRTGCFTQIFVIYSYAASEFALLTIMAYDRYVAICQPLHYHSIMTKRKTFLLILCAFTWSVLFVSVPFSLSVRLPLCGDQITRLFCANWSVVRLSCVSTVVNNICGFFSTATTILLPAGFILFTYIRILIVCRKSTAEFRGKALQTCLPHIVSFVTYSIAIFSDIALTRYEPGEIINAVTLIISLEFILIPPLLNPLIYGLNLPDIRRRILRLKSSFKVDLDQ; from the coding sequence ATGTTCAAGGGTCATGAAAAAGGAAGAGAATTTTATTTTCTGctcacagtaattacatacattGTCATTGTACTTCTCAATGTAAATATCATACTGATTGTATTGAAGGACAAGTCTCTTCACGAGCAACCCATGTATCTTTTTCTGTGTTGCCTGCTATTCAACTCTCTGTACGGCAGCTCTGCACTGTTTCCGAGACTTTCTGCTGACCTTCTGTCCAAAACTCACGCAATATCGCGCACAGGGTGTTTCACCCAGATATTTGTTATTTACAGCTACGCCGCTTCTGAATTTGCTTTACTCACTATTATGGCGTATGATAGATATGTGGCCATATGTCAACCACTGCACTATCACAGTATAATGACAAAGAGAAAAACGTTTTTGCTTATTTTATGTGCTTTTACCTGGTCAGTCCTCTTCGTATCAGTTCCATTCTCTTTGTCTGTAAGGTTACCGCTGTGTGGTGATCAAATAACAAGATTGTTTTGTGCAAATTGGTCTGTAGTAAGGCTTTCCTGTGTGTCTACTGTAGTGAACAATATCTGTGGGTTTTTCTCTACTGCAACAACCATATTACTGCCTGCAGGCTTCATATTGTTCACGTACATCAGGATTCTCATTGTCTGTAGAAAAAGCACAGCAGAGTTTAGAGGTAAAGCCCTGCAAACATGTCTACCGCACATTGTCAGTTTTGTCACCTATTCCATAGCAATCTTCTCTGATATTGCACTTACTCGGTATGAACCTGGTGAAATTATAAATGCTGTAACTTTGATCATTTCTCTTGAATTCATTTTGATTCCACCATTGCTGAATCCTCTGATATATGGCCTAAACTTGCCTGATATACGAAGGAGAATTCTAAGACTAAAAAGTTCATTCAAAGTTGATTTAGATCAATAG
- the LOC134453976 gene encoding putative gustatory receptor clone PTE03, whose amino-acid sequence MLSSSSSSNLGLLFGLGPLLMGVVDVITYIVIVLLNVNIILIVLKDKSLHEQPMYLFLCCLLFNSLYGSSALFPRLSADLLSRTHAISRPACFTQLFLIYTYAVSEFALLAVMAYDRYVAICDPLHYHSIMTQRKTFLLVLCAFSWSIFFISLPFYLSIRLPLCGNQITRLYCANWSVVRLSCVSTVANNICGFFVTVTTIFVPASFILFTYIRILIVCRKSTAEFRGKALQTCLPHIVSFVTYSIAVFSDIALSRYEPGQIINAVALIISLEFILIPPLLNPLIYGLNLPDIRRRILRIKISLKVDLTQ is encoded by the exons atgctctcctcctcctcctcctccaacctagGTCTTTTGTTTGGCCTTGGCCCACTCTTGATGGGTGTTGTGGACG taattacatacattGTCATTGTACTTCTCAATGTAAATATCATACTGATTGTATTGAAGGACAAGTCTCTTCACGAGCAACCCATGTATCTTTTTCTGTGTTGCCTGTTATTCAACTCTCTGTACGGCAGCTCTGCACTGTTTCCGAGACTTTCTGCTGATCTTCTATCCAGAACTCATGCAATATCGCGCCCTGCGTGCTTCACACAATTGTTCCTTATTTACACCTATGCAGTTTCTGAATTTGCTTTACTTGCTGTTATGGCGTATGATAGATATGTGGCCATATGTGACCCTCTGCACTATCACAGTATCATGACACAGAGAAAGACGTTTCTGCTTGTTTTATGTGCCTTTTCCTGGTCAATATTCTTCATATCACTTCCATTCTATTTGTCCATAAGGTTACCGCTGTGTGGTAATCAAATAACAAGATTGTATTGTGCAAATTGGTCTGTGGTGAGGCTTTCCTGTGTGTCTACTGTAGCAAACAATATCTGTGGGTTTTTTGTTACTGTGACGACCATATTTGTGCCTGCAAGTTTCATATTGTTCACATACATCAGGATTCTCATTGTCTGTAGAAAAAGCACAGCAGAGTTTCGAGGCAAAGCATTGCAAACATGTCTACCGCACATTGTCAGTTTTGTTACCTATTCCATAGCAGTCTTTTCTGATATTGCACTTAGTCGATATGAACCTGGTCAAATTATAAATGCTGTAGCTTTAATAATTTCTCTTGAATTCATTTTGATTCCACCATTACTGAATCCTCTGATATATGGCCTAAACTTACCTGATATCCGAAGGAGAATTCTAAGAATTAAAATTTCATTAAAAGTTGATTTAACTCAATAG